The Hymenobacter sp. GOD-10R genome includes a window with the following:
- a CDS encoding DUF4199 domain-containing protein, producing the protein MENTATASAAVTPTSVAIRYGLLTGMVWLIVDFILRVTELSFKFSVYLSAAIVVYIIGSILAHRFFKQNNNGFMTYKQGLLIVVILSLISGLLSGLFNYVYVNFIDPDYIVRMRTDMEAWLSSLPNVTEAQIDKSLEDLSEEKLKSPLQIGKGLMSSAITGLIIGLLVTAFTKHKRPEFE; encoded by the coding sequence ATGGAAAACACTGCTACTGCTTCGGCCGCTGTCACCCCTACTTCAGTTGCCATACGCTATGGGCTTCTCACGGGGATGGTTTGGCTTATTGTTGATTTCATCTTGCGGGTAACAGAGCTCTCTTTCAAGTTTTCTGTGTACCTGAGTGCGGCAATAGTGGTTTATATCATTGGGTCAATTTTGGCGCATCGGTTCTTTAAGCAGAACAACAATGGCTTCATGACATATAAGCAGGGGCTACTGATCGTAGTCATCCTCTCCTTGATATCGGGGTTACTATCGGGCTTGTTTAACTATGTCTATGTTAATTTTATCGATCCTGATTATATCGTTAGGATGCGCACAGACATGGAGGCTTGGCTCAGTTCATTGCCAAATGTGACCGAAGCCCAAATCGACAAAAGTTTAGAAGATCTGAGCGAAGAAAAACTAAAATCTCCATTACAGATTGGGAAGGGTTTGATGAGTAGCGCCATAACAGGTTTGATTATCGGGCTACTTGTTACCGCTTTCACCAAGCATAAACGTCCTGAGTTTGAGTAA
- a CDS encoding glycosyltransferase family 2 protein has product MSKRSSQHFPVELSVVIPLLNEAESLPELTRWINRVLTQHGLTYEVILVDDGSTDNSWEVIEDLAQTDTHLRGIRFNRNYGKSAALNTAFEAATGRVVCTMDADLQDSPEELPELYRMIVEDRYDLVSGWKRKRYDPLSKTIPTKLFNGVTRWISGINLHDFNCGLKSYDQRVVKGIEVYGEMHRYIPVIAKWNGFGRIGEKAVQHQERKYGVTKFGLERFVYGFLDLLSITFVSRFRRRPMHFFGTMGTVSFLLGMLITLWLVGEKIYLAMNNLRARDVTAQPLFFLALVAVIVGVQLFLAGFLAEMTQLNGPRHNQYLIRDKLNIS; this is encoded by the coding sequence TTGAGTAAGCGTTCGTCGCAACATTTCCCCGTTGAGCTCTCGGTTGTTATTCCCCTACTCAACGAAGCCGAGTCATTACCTGAGCTGACGCGTTGGATCAATCGGGTGCTGACGCAGCATGGTCTCACCTACGAGGTAATACTGGTAGATGATGGCAGCACAGATAATTCCTGGGAGGTAATAGAGGACCTAGCCCAAACGGATACCCATTTGCGTGGCATTCGATTTAACCGGAACTACGGCAAGTCGGCGGCGCTCAATACTGCTTTCGAAGCGGCTACCGGGCGGGTTGTCTGCACCATGGATGCCGACTTGCAGGACTCGCCGGAGGAACTGCCAGAGCTATACCGCATGATTGTAGAAGACCGGTATGACCTAGTTAGCGGTTGGAAACGAAAGCGCTACGACCCATTAAGCAAAACCATTCCAACGAAGCTCTTCAACGGAGTAACGCGCTGGATATCGGGCATCAATCTGCACGACTTCAACTGTGGTCTTAAGTCGTATGACCAGCGGGTGGTGAAAGGAATAGAAGTGTACGGTGAGATGCACCGCTACATTCCGGTAATTGCCAAGTGGAATGGCTTCGGGCGCATTGGCGAAAAGGCAGTGCAACACCAAGAGCGTAAGTATGGGGTCACCAAATTTGGGCTAGAACGCTTCGTATACGGCTTCTTGGATCTGCTCTCAATTACCTTTGTGAGCCGGTTCCGCCGCCGCCCAATGCACTTCTTCGGCACTATGGGTACGGTCTCGTTCCTACTAGGCATGCTGATTACGCTGTGGCTAGTGGGGGAGAAGATCTACCTAGCTATGAACAATCTGCGCGCTCGGGATGTGACTGCGCAGCCATTGTTCTTTCTGGCGCTGGTTGCGGTTATTGTTGGTGTTCAGCTGTTTCTGGCGGGCTTCTTAGCCGAAATGACCCAACTTAACGGGCCGCGTCACAATCAGTACCTTATTCGCGACAAGCTGAATATCAGCTGA
- a CDS encoding glycosyltransferase, translated as MKKVVIIGPAYPLRGGLATYNERLARAFREAGDEVRIVTFILQYPSFLFPGQTQFSTEPGPTDLAIDVSINSVNPLTWWTVGEKLRREKPDLVVFRFWLPFMGPALGSIARRIRRNRHTRIVAITDNVIPHEKRPGDRPFTRYFLAACHGFVTMSRAVLTDLRRLRFKQPARYQPHPLYDNFGPLKPKAVALKALRLDPAFSYLLFFGFIRAYKGLDILLEAFADERLAKLPIKLIIAGEYYEDAAPYEALIQKHNLENRLVRATDFIPNEQVADYFCAADMVVQPYKNATQSGVSQIAYHFERPMLVTDVGGLAELIPAGEVGYVTKAQPKAIADALVDFYENEREAEFAAGVWARKKQFSWSEMVAALKAVAEE; from the coding sequence ATGAAAAAAGTTGTCATCATTGGGCCAGCTTATCCATTGCGAGGAGGTTTAGCAACCTATAATGAACGATTAGCGCGGGCTTTCCGTGAAGCGGGTGATGAGGTGCGAATTGTTACGTTCATTCTGCAATACCCTAGCTTTTTATTTCCTGGCCAAACGCAGTTTAGTACAGAGCCTGGCCCCACTGACCTAGCTATTGACGTCAGTATCAATTCCGTGAACCCGCTGACCTGGTGGACTGTAGGAGAGAAGCTGCGTCGTGAAAAGCCTGACCTAGTGGTTTTTCGCTTTTGGCTGCCCTTTATGGGGCCAGCTTTGGGAAGCATTGCCCGCCGAATTCGGCGCAACCGGCACACGCGCATCGTTGCTATTACTGACAACGTTATTCCGCACGAAAAGCGGCCTGGCGACCGGCCTTTCACCCGCTATTTCTTGGCGGCGTGTCATGGCTTCGTGACCATGTCGCGGGCGGTACTGACGGATTTGCGTCGCTTGCGTTTCAAGCAACCAGCACGTTACCAGCCTCACCCGCTTTACGATAACTTCGGGCCGCTCAAGCCCAAAGCTGTAGCCCTGAAGGCTTTGAGACTAGATCCCGCATTTAGCTATCTACTGTTCTTTGGCTTTATTCGGGCTTATAAGGGATTAGATATTCTACTGGAAGCTTTTGCTGATGAGCGGCTTGCTAAGTTGCCGATCAAGCTCATCATTGCTGGCGAGTACTACGAAGATGCGGCGCCCTACGAAGCGCTCATCCAGAAGCATAATTTGGAAAATCGCTTAGTTCGAGCCACCGACTTTATTCCGAACGAACAAGTGGCGGACTACTTCTGCGCTGCTGATATGGTAGTGCAGCCTTACAAAAACGCGACGCAAAGCGGCGTTTCGCAGATCGCCTACCATTTCGAGCGCCCCATGCTCGTGACCGACGTTGGCGGTTTAGCGGAGCTAATCCCGGCCGGAGAAGTCGGCTATGTCACCAAGGCACAACCCAAAGCTATTGCTGACGCTTTAGTCGACTTCTACGAGAACGAACGAGAGGCAGAGTTTGCTGCCGGCGTGTGGGCCCGTAAGAAGCAGTTCTCATGGTCTGAAATGGTGGCCGCCTTAAAGGCTGTAGCAGAAGAATAA
- a CDS encoding glycosyltransferase family 9 protein gives MPELNGILVHPDCRHFRGDIPCRPNKENGYMCADCPVYAPVQERILIIKLGAIGDVIRTTPLLRRLRQEYPAAKITWLTLTPAILPAGSADEILKLDLASTLHLQTREFDLLFNLDKDKEACALHDTIRAKRKVGYRLHPEYGVAWPGNDLANHKFLTGVFDQLSLQNQKPYPQEIFELCGYEFRGEEYVFDNHQDKGYSWDALPAGKPRIGLNTGCGDRWTTRLWSDDKWILLINQLQQAGYAPVLLGGAAEDERNQRLHAATGATYLGYFPLEQFINLLYQMDVIVTQVTMAMHISIALQKPTVLMNNIFNPYEFDLYGRGQIVQPDRQCVCFYRGTCKLGTSCMEDLPASKVFSAVQASVSV, from the coding sequence ATGCCTGAGCTCAACGGCATCCTCGTTCACCCCGATTGCCGCCATTTTCGCGGTGATATACCGTGCCGCCCGAATAAGGAGAACGGCTATATGTGCGCTGACTGTCCGGTGTATGCGCCTGTACAAGAGCGTATCCTGATTATAAAGCTAGGTGCCATTGGTGATGTCATTCGTACGACACCGCTGCTGCGTCGTTTGCGCCAAGAATACCCGGCGGCAAAGATTACGTGGCTCACGCTTACGCCAGCTATCCTACCGGCGGGGTCAGCCGACGAAATCCTGAAGCTAGACCTAGCTTCCACGTTGCATTTGCAAACCCGTGAGTTTGACTTGCTCTTCAATCTCGACAAGGATAAAGAAGCCTGCGCCTTGCACGACACCATTCGGGCCAAGCGCAAGGTTGGCTACAGACTGCATCCGGAATATGGCGTAGCCTGGCCCGGCAACGACTTAGCAAACCACAAGTTTCTGACGGGCGTTTTCGACCAACTGAGTCTACAGAACCAGAAACCATATCCGCAGGAAATATTTGAGCTCTGCGGCTACGAGTTTCGAGGCGAGGAGTACGTATTCGACAACCACCAAGACAAAGGCTACAGCTGGGATGCGCTACCTGCTGGGAAGCCGCGCATTGGCCTGAATACCGGCTGTGGCGACCGGTGGACAACCCGCCTGTGGTCCGACGACAAATGGATTTTGTTGATCAACCAGCTACAGCAAGCTGGCTACGCGCCCGTGCTGCTTGGTGGTGCAGCGGAAGATGAACGCAACCAGCGCCTGCACGCCGCCACGGGTGCCACCTACCTAGGTTATTTCCCGCTGGAGCAATTTATCAATCTGCTCTACCAAATGGACGTCATCGTGACGCAGGTGACCATGGCCATGCACATCAGTATTGCCCTGCAAAAACCGACGGTGCTGATGAACAACATCTTCAACCCCTACGAGTTCGACTTGTACGGCCGCGGTCAGATCGTGCAACCCGACCGTCAGTGTGTGTGCTTCTACCGCGGCACCTGTAAGCTAGGTACCAGCTGTATGGAGGATTTACCGGCTAGTAAGGTCTTTAGTGCAGTACAAGCTAGCGTAAGCGTGTAG
- the purB gene encoding adenylosuccinate lyase — MSFPTTLTPLTAVSPLDGRYQRQTAPLAPYFSELALIRYRVLVEVEYFIALCQLPLPQLAGVSPDLFPALRNIYHNFGAAEAEAVKAHERVTNHDVKAVEYFLRDQFTALDLGQYLEFIHFGLTSQDVNNTAIPLSLKGALLQVLLPAYAQVRNQLATRAEEWQAVPMLARTHGQPASPTRLGKEVAVFVARLDAQVELLGQVPFGAKFGGATGNFNAHHVAYPQIDWHAFANTFVNDTLHLHRSYPTTQIEHYDHLAATCDGLKRLNTILIDLARDAWQYISMGYFRQTVKAGEVGSSAMPHKVNPIDFENAEGNLGVANALLEHLASKLPISRLQRDLTDSTVLRNLGVPLGHTLIALTSLQRGLNKLALDEEALRRDLEANWPVVAEAIQTILRRENYPDPYNALKALTRTGTSISAETIREFVETLDVSEAVKAELRAISPLNYLGI; from the coding sequence ATGTCATTCCCCACAACCCTGACACCTCTCACCGCCGTTTCGCCCCTCGATGGACGTTATCAGCGCCAAACTGCGCCGTTAGCGCCTTATTTCTCGGAGCTAGCGCTGATTCGCTACCGCGTGCTGGTAGAAGTGGAGTACTTTATTGCGCTCTGTCAATTGCCGTTGCCTCAGTTAGCAGGTGTTAGCCCGGATCTGTTTCCAGCGCTGCGCAACATTTACCACAACTTTGGCGCTGCGGAAGCCGAAGCAGTGAAGGCCCATGAGCGCGTGACCAACCATGACGTGAAGGCAGTGGAATATTTCCTTCGTGACCAGTTCACAGCCCTAGACCTAGGTCAGTACCTGGAATTTATTCACTTTGGCCTTACTTCCCAGGATGTCAACAACACAGCTATTCCGCTCAGCCTGAAGGGGGCATTGCTGCAAGTGCTACTGCCCGCCTACGCCCAAGTGCGCAACCAGCTTGCCACCCGGGCAGAGGAATGGCAAGCGGTGCCTATGCTGGCCCGTACGCACGGGCAACCCGCCTCGCCTACACGCCTGGGCAAAGAAGTAGCCGTGTTTGTAGCGCGCCTCGATGCGCAGGTAGAACTGCTAGGCCAAGTACCTTTCGGGGCTAAGTTTGGCGGCGCCACGGGCAACTTCAATGCGCACCACGTTGCTTATCCGCAGATTGATTGGCATGCGTTTGCTAATACGTTCGTGAACGACACGCTTCATCTGCACCGCAGCTATCCTACCACCCAAATTGAGCACTACGACCACCTTGCCGCTACTTGCGACGGGCTAAAACGGCTCAACACCATTCTCATCGACCTAGCCCGCGATGCATGGCAGTACATCTCGATGGGCTATTTCCGGCAAACCGTTAAAGCCGGTGAAGTGGGCTCGTCGGCCATGCCCCACAAGGTAAACCCTATCGATTTCGAAAACGCAGAAGGTAACCTAGGGGTTGCTAATGCCCTTCTTGAGCATCTGGCTAGTAAACTCCCCATCTCTCGCCTCCAGCGCGACCTCACCGACTCTACGGTATTGCGCAACCTAGGCGTGCCACTCGGCCACACGCTCATTGCTCTCACCTCGCTTCAGCGTGGCTTGAACAAGCTAGCTCTCGACGAAGAAGCACTACGTCGCGACCTGGAAGCCAACTGGCCCGTAGTGGCCGAAGCCATCCAGACCATTTTGCGCCGCGAAAACTACCCTGATCCGTACAATGCTCTTAAAGCGTTGACGCGCACCGGCACCTCTATCTCGGCCGAAACCATCCGCGAGTTCGTGGAAACGCTGGATGTAAGCGAAGCCGTGAAAGCTGAGTTACGAGCTATTTCGCCGCTGAATTACCTAGGTATTTAA
- a CDS encoding biosynthetic peptidoglycan transglycosylase has product MDSAVKKKIGIGLGLVVVLLGLALAAFLLKRQQLLDYALAQVKTKVERKYPAQLTLGPARFTDLNSVRIEGVALVPAGRDTLLRASSIDASLSVRSLFAGRPVFSNLQIDNARLTARKTAAADNYSFLYRKKKTQQVAPRDTTKGTNYGLLLNELLEAGFDNIPGEAAFKNFLVTYESPRHQARIVMPGLTIEDGDITGQLSATIDSVSNNLGISGHVEAGDYELAAQVYGLNSQPVTLPYLQRRLNARVQFDTLRMSLDGKDFDEEQLTLRGSASATHFVLNQPKLAARDIVVQHGGINFITKLGQASMALEKGTKVRLNRIEFYPTFSIRKLPVPQRVIGRKINGVRKRSDALAGLQVSADIESAETSANDFFASLPEGMFEEVEGMQGEGTLTYSLHTALDMNQVDSLKFDSSLRGKNFRITKFGRENLNKLNEEFPYTAYNDKGDSIKTFLVGPSNKDFVPYDEVSRYLKSAIQTAEDPRFFTHKGFMEKAFVKSAIQNLKERRFARGGSTISMQLVKNVFLTRQKTVARKVEEMLMVWLIENTRLVSKERMFEVYLNIIEWGPKIYGVKDAARFYFDKQPANLNLSESLYLASIIPKPKFYRYSFDSYGNLRGSARYFYRLIADIMVERGMITQADRENMALGVALNGPARKYIVTARDTTRTAAADSSQFEPLNLIDLLGGNAAPDAGVNSNTPETQPASPPPRP; this is encoded by the coding sequence GTGGATTCTGCTGTTAAGAAAAAGATAGGTATAGGCTTAGGCCTTGTAGTGGTGCTACTGGGCCTGGCGTTGGCTGCATTTCTGCTCAAGCGTCAACAATTGCTGGACTATGCGCTGGCACAGGTGAAAACCAAAGTGGAGCGCAAGTACCCGGCGCAGCTTACCCTAGGGCCAGCTCGCTTCACCGACCTGAACTCGGTCCGGATTGAAGGTGTGGCGCTGGTGCCTGCTGGACGCGACACGCTGTTGCGGGCTTCTAGTATCGATGCCTCGCTGAGCGTGCGGTCATTGTTTGCGGGTCGGCCAGTGTTCAGCAACCTGCAAATTGATAACGCTCGCCTCACGGCCCGTAAGACGGCGGCCGCGGATAACTACTCTTTTCTCTACCGGAAGAAGAAAACCCAGCAAGTAGCACCACGTGATACCACGAAGGGCACCAACTACGGCCTCTTGCTGAATGAGTTGTTGGAAGCAGGCTTCGACAACATTCCGGGCGAGGCGGCCTTCAAGAACTTTCTCGTAACGTACGAAAGTCCGCGGCACCAAGCCCGGATTGTCATGCCTGGCCTCACCATTGAAGATGGCGATATTACGGGGCAACTATCGGCTACCATCGACTCGGTTTCTAACAACCTAGGTATTAGCGGGCACGTGGAAGCCGGCGATTACGAGCTAGCGGCACAAGTGTACGGCCTGAATAGCCAGCCGGTCACGTTGCCGTACTTGCAGCGCCGCCTCAACGCGCGGGTGCAGTTCGATACGTTGCGCATGAGCCTAGACGGGAAGGACTTCGACGAGGAGCAACTAACGTTGCGAGGCTCGGCTTCGGCTACTCATTTTGTGCTCAATCAGCCCAAGCTGGCAGCGCGCGACATCGTTGTACAGCACGGCGGCATCAACTTTATTACGAAGCTAGGCCAAGCATCTATGGCGCTAGAAAAAGGAACAAAGGTGCGCCTCAACCGCATTGAGTTCTACCCTACGTTCAGCATTCGCAAGCTGCCAGTACCCCAGCGGGTCATTGGGCGTAAAATAAACGGAGTCCGGAAGCGTAGTGATGCCCTCGCAGGGTTGCAAGTTTCCGCTGACATTGAATCGGCTGAGACTTCCGCGAATGACTTCTTCGCTTCCCTGCCAGAAGGCATGTTTGAAGAAGTAGAAGGCATGCAAGGTGAAGGCACGCTTACTTATAGCCTGCACACGGCGCTCGATATGAACCAGGTGGATAGCTTGAAGTTCGACTCGTCGCTACGCGGTAAGAATTTCCGCATTACCAAGTTTGGACGGGAAAACCTGAATAAGCTCAACGAAGAATTCCCGTACACCGCTTACAACGACAAAGGCGACTCCATCAAAACGTTCTTGGTGGGACCTAGCAACAAAGATTTTGTGCCGTACGATGAGGTTTCGCGCTACCTCAAGAGTGCGATTCAAACGGCTGAAGACCCGCGTTTCTTCACCCACAAAGGCTTCATGGAAAAGGCTTTTGTGAAGTCCGCTATTCAGAACCTAAAGGAGCGGCGCTTTGCCCGCGGGGGAAGTACAATCTCGATGCAGCTGGTAAAGAACGTATTCCTGACCCGGCAGAAGACTGTGGCTCGCAAAGTGGAAGAAATGCTCATGGTCTGGCTAATTGAAAACACCCGTTTGGTGAGCAAGGAGCGCATGTTTGAGGTTTACTTGAACATCATTGAGTGGGGACCGAAGATTTACGGGGTAAAGGATGCTGCCCGCTTCTACTTCGATAAGCAGCCTGCCAACCTCAACTTGTCAGAAAGCTTGTACCTAGCTAGTATCATTCCCAAGCCTAAGTTTTATCGGTATTCCTTCGATAGCTATGGCAACTTGCGGGGAAGTGCCCGCTACTTCTACCGCCTCATCGCCGACATTATGGTGGAGCGCGGCATGATTACCCAAGCCGACCGCGAAAATATGGCATTGGGCGTGGCACTGAATGGACCGGCCCGCAAGTACATCGTGACGGCCCGCGACACGACCCGAACCGCCGCGGCCGATTCTTCCCAGTTCGAGCCGCTGAACCTAATCGATTTGCTAGGTGGCAATGCTGCCCCTGATGCCGGGGTAAACAGCAACACACCCGAAACGCAGCCCGCATCCCCTCCGCCTCGACCGTAA
- a CDS encoding TerC family protein, whose amino-acid sequence MENTPVFWVGFNIFVLGMLMLDLLVFNRKAHVVRMREALGWSCFWIALSLSFNFLVYRTMGRQAGLEFLTGYLIEKSLSVDNLFVFLLIFSYFKIPQQYQHKILFWGIIGALILRAAFILVGAALLAKFHILLYVLGAFLVYTGVRMALSAGEPEIDPDNNPIVKFLSRYMPVTSKLEGDKFFVRKDKLLFATPLFVVLLMVETTDVVFAADSIPAILAVSRDTFIVYTSNVFALLGLRAMYFALAGLMKLFHYLHYGLALILVFIGFKLLTTDYLATRGYEIPMSISLGLVGLILAVSVLVSVLLPKKEEVES is encoded by the coding sequence ATGGAAAACACCCCTGTCTTCTGGGTCGGGTTCAACATTTTCGTTCTGGGAATGCTGATGCTCGACTTACTTGTGTTCAATCGCAAAGCTCACGTAGTGAGAATGCGGGAAGCCTTGGGTTGGAGCTGCTTTTGGATAGCCTTGTCATTGAGTTTTAATTTCCTCGTGTATCGCACGATGGGCAGGCAGGCTGGTTTAGAATTTCTCACCGGCTACTTGATTGAGAAGTCGCTGAGCGTTGATAATCTTTTTGTTTTCTTGCTCATCTTCAGCTACTTCAAAATACCCCAACAGTACCAGCATAAAATCCTTTTCTGGGGAATCATTGGCGCACTGATTTTGCGCGCGGCATTCATCTTGGTGGGAGCAGCGTTGCTAGCCAAGTTTCACATCTTGCTCTATGTGCTCGGGGCTTTTTTGGTATACACGGGGGTGCGTATGGCGCTCAGCGCGGGCGAACCCGAAATCGACCCGGATAATAACCCTATCGTAAAGTTTCTGAGCCGCTACATGCCTGTGACCAGCAAGCTAGAGGGCGACAAGTTTTTTGTGCGCAAGGATAAGTTGCTGTTTGCTACGCCTTTGTTTGTGGTGCTGCTGATGGTCGAAACAACCGATGTAGTTTTTGCCGCCGATTCTATCCCAGCTATTCTCGCCGTTTCGCGTGATACGTTCATCGTGTACACGTCCAATGTGTTTGCCTTGCTCGGTCTGCGGGCGATGTATTTTGCTTTGGCAGGCTTGATGAAGCTGTTCCATTACCTGCACTATGGCCTAGCCCTTATTCTGGTGTTTATCGGTTTTAAGCTGCTCACGACCGACTACCTAGCTACCCGCGGCTACGAAATTCCGATGAGTATTTCGCTGGGTTTGGTGGGGCTTATTCTAGCCGTTTCGGTTTTGGTGTCTGTTCTACTTCCGAAGAAGGAAGAAGTGGAATCCTAG
- a CDS encoding polyprenol monophosphomannose synthase — MNSGLVLIPTYNERENAELIIRKVFSLPKSFDLLVIDDGSPDGTADIVRNLMQEFPERLFLEERKGKMGLGTAYIHGFRWALMRDYEYVFEMDADFSHNPDDLLKLYNACAVDGYDLAIGSRYIQGVNVVNWPMDRVLMSWFASAYVRFVTGMPIMDATAGFKCYTARVLRTVLRHRIRFVGYAFQIEMKWLAYKYGFRIKEVPIIFTDRTRGASKMSKGIFKEAFFGVVQMKVYSWFHRFKRATADSSHPSTDAISVTAATSAPESR; from the coding sequence ATGAACAGTGGGCTGGTTCTAATCCCGACGTACAACGAGCGCGAAAATGCGGAATTGATCATCCGCAAAGTCTTTTCGTTGCCCAAATCTTTCGACTTGCTCGTTATCGACGATGGCTCACCTGATGGCACCGCCGATATTGTCCGAAACCTGATGCAAGAGTTTCCAGAGCGGCTTTTTCTGGAAGAGCGGAAGGGAAAGATGGGGCTCGGCACCGCTTACATTCATGGTTTTCGGTGGGCGTTGATGCGGGACTATGAGTATGTGTTCGAGATGGATGCTGACTTCTCCCACAACCCCGATGACTTATTGAAGCTGTACAATGCCTGCGCGGTAGACGGCTACGACCTAGCTATTGGCTCCCGCTACATTCAAGGTGTCAACGTCGTCAACTGGCCCATGGACCGCGTGCTGATGTCGTGGTTTGCCTCGGCGTACGTGCGCTTTGTCACGGGCATGCCCATCATGGATGCAACGGCAGGCTTCAAGTGCTATACAGCCCGCGTGTTACGTACGGTGTTGAGGCACCGAATTCGTTTCGTCGGCTACGCCTTCCAGATTGAGATGAAATGGCTAGCCTACAAGTATGGCTTCCGCATCAAAGAAGTGCCGATCATCTTTACCGACCGGACCCGCGGCGCCTCTAAAATGTCGAAAGGCATCTTCAAGGAAGCCTTCTTTGGCGTCGTGCAGATGAAGGTGTATAGCTGGTTTCACCGCTTCAAGCGCGCCACTGCTGATAGCAGTCATCCTAGCACCGATGCTATTTCGGTGACCGCCGCAACCTCGGCTCCAGAATCGCGGTAA
- the hemG gene encoding protoporphyrinogen oxidase, with product MVAILGGGISGLTLAYYLQKAGVSYDLFEAGSVPGGNLRTVQVDGYLLETGPNSLQLSSELLDLFTDLGLADEIEDTAAVSANRYVLRAGRYQKLPGSPPALLANRFFSLKAKLNILRELSRTPLPANPDETLAAFFRRRFGAEIVDHALNPFISGIYAGDPEQLLLHKTFPKLAELEHTYGSVVRGLAKSGGAGGRRRIVSLRKGIQQLPATLAAQLTNYQGGQTVTALTRSSDGLYHVQLASGPAPHAYEAVVLALPTYAAAPLLERLFPEAASALADVYYPAMAAIYTTYYRADVAHPLDGFGALHPKVEQPYAAGSIWTSSIFPNRCPTDQVLFTTFVGGSQYQEQAQQSAEQQQQAVHAELVRYYGIKAAAPIWQTRYYWERAIPQFDNRIVAAHAAADALTADHIYTTANWRAGVGVPDCVRHARQLAEKITRSVPHLLSLTQ from the coding sequence ATGGTAGCTATTTTGGGTGGTGGCATTTCGGGTCTTACGCTGGCGTATTACCTGCAAAAAGCAGGAGTTAGCTACGATTTATTCGAGGCTGGCTCAGTACCAGGCGGAAATCTGCGCACGGTCCAAGTGGATGGCTACCTGCTTGAAACGGGTCCTAACTCGTTGCAGCTCAGCTCAGAGTTACTTGACTTGTTTACCGACCTAGGGTTGGCTGATGAGATTGAGGACACAGCAGCTGTAAGTGCCAACCGCTACGTACTGCGTGCGGGCCGCTACCAAAAGCTCCCTGGCTCGCCCCCCGCGTTACTCGCTAATCGTTTCTTCAGCCTAAAGGCCAAGCTTAATATTTTGCGCGAGTTAAGCCGCACCCCGCTCCCAGCTAACCCCGATGAAACGTTGGCAGCCTTTTTCCGGCGTCGCTTCGGAGCCGAAATTGTAGATCATGCGCTTAACCCATTCATCTCTGGCATCTACGCTGGCGACCCCGAGCAACTCTTGCTGCACAAAACATTTCCGAAGCTAGCTGAGTTGGAGCACACGTACGGTTCGGTGGTACGAGGCCTGGCAAAAAGTGGCGGCGCTGGTGGCCGCCGACGCATTGTTTCGCTTCGCAAAGGCATTCAGCAGCTGCCTGCTACGTTGGCCGCGCAGCTCACTAATTACCAGGGCGGGCAAACAGTCACGGCACTTACGCGCTCGTCCGATGGGCTTTATCACGTTCAGCTCGCCAGCGGACCAGCACCGCATGCTTACGAAGCTGTAGTGCTAGCATTACCTACTTACGCGGCAGCTCCCCTGCTTGAGCGTTTATTTCCAGAAGCAGCTAGTGCCTTGGCGGATGTCTATTATCCAGCTATGGCGGCCATCTACACCACTTACTACCGCGCCGATGTAGCGCACCCGTTGGATGGTTTTGGCGCACTACATCCTAAAGTCGAGCAGCCTTACGCAGCAGGTAGCATCTGGACTAGCTCGATTTTTCCGAACCGCTGCCCTACCGATCAAGTGCTGTTCACCACGTTTGTTGGTGGGAGTCAATATCAAGAGCAGGCCCAACAATCGGCCGAGCAGCAGCAGCAAGCCGTGCACGCGGAGCTTGTTCGTTACTACGGCATTAAGGCCGCTGCTCCGATTTGGCAAACTCGCTACTACTGGGAGCGTGCCATTCCGCAGTTCGACAACCGCATTGTAGCCGCGCATGCCGCCGCCGATGCTCTTACGGCTGACCATATTTACACGACGGCCAACTGGCGGGCGGGTGTGGGAGTGCCCGACTGCGTGCGCCATGCCCGGCAACTAGCGGAAAAAATTACTCGCAGCGTCCCCCACTTATTATCTTTGACACAATGA